The DNA region AAAGTCGGAATATAGTTGAAcacttctaatcctatggcatgccaattatatccgactagcccgacactgttaatagggatttcagtttcttttaaatttaaacgTTCACATTTCAAAACAGTACAATAAGATAACAATACTTacctcattttcatttttcatacaaCTTAAATAATAGATGCAGTAAACAATtattaagctcggtttatagaaatacaaaccgtagttTTCGAGTTTATTCGTTATCTTcgctcactttctcttttcccttctttgatgaaGTTCTCGGTGCTACGTTAGCTacgaaaaaattaatatttaaaatcatcaatacatatcatttaataacacactctactattttccatgtaacttttacataaattccaatttagtcgttccaccataaccattctttctCTTTAAAACCAATCTCATATTTTCATTCTAATCTATCTTTTACAAGTATTAACACTTAacttcctccataaaacatcaatgctacaatattttcaatttagtccctactataacaaaacttatatctctttttacaattcaatcattttcctacttctaacttgaatttctatcactttatctcataattcattcaattgtTCAACTTAattaacatctaaaaattcactaacttTCTAAACTTCAACATAATTCAAGTAGGGCTTTATTTTaggattccaaaaatatcaaaattacaagaaaagggattaaattaacttaccaattaagcttcaaacctcaaaaccctattttttcctttctttttctttcctttctatttcattttcattctctgttctttctttttctattttgtttcttttatttattttgactattatattatattattattataataacatattatatatattaaatatcttatacttaaaatataagtaaatacatatatactttaCATTTGTATAAATACaattattacaaatgtattaATTTGTACCACACATTTGTCCcctttttggtttatttactaatttagtccATTCACTTTTCTTtagtctataattaaacttttaccctatattcaatctagtcctttcactaatttagccttaattcaagctaatttgCTTAGCcaaaaatctaattaatcacactactaactttgtaaatatttctaataaatatttatgaattcatCTTATAGAAATGGTAACCCGGAAATACACTTTTCCGATACTCATAAACTTTGGGTCATTACACAACAACTAAAAGAAAGATCGATTCTTTGGGATCTTTCCTTTCTTCAAACGAAACGAACCGAGATAGAATCTGATCGATTCCCTAAGTGCCTTTCTGGATATTCCTCAATGTCTCGGCTGTTCATGGAACGTGAGAAGTGAATGAATAATCATTTGCTTCCAAAAGAAATCGAATTTCTTAGGAATCTTACAAGATCCATTTATTCTTTTTTCTCTAATAGATGGTTAGAACTTCATCTAGGTTCGAATCCTACTGAGATGGTTAGAACTTTTCCGATACTCATAAACTTTGGGTCATTACACAACAACTAAAAGAAAGATCGATTCTTTGGGATCTTTCCTTTCTTCAAACGGAACGAACCGAGATAGAATCAGATCGATTCCCTAAGTGCCTTTCTGGATATTCCTCAATGTCCCGGCTGTTCATGGAACGTGAGAAGCAGATGAATAATCATTTGCTTCCAAAAGAAATCGAATTTCTTAGGAATCTTACAAGATCCATTTATTCTTTTTTCTCTGATAGATGGTTAGAACTTCATCTAGGTTCGAATCCTACTGAGAGGTCCACTAAAGATCAGAAATTGTTGAAGAAAGAACAAGATGTTTCTTTTGTCCCTTCCAAGAgattggaaaataaagaaatagttaATATATTCAAGATAATTACGTATTTACAAAGTACCGTCTCAATTTATCCTATTTCATCAAATCTGAGATGTCATATGGTTCTAAGGATAAAATAGACCGTTCTTATAAGATTGCATTCTTGaacaaaaaatcattttttgatttattttatctATTCCATGACCAGAACAGGGGGATACAAGTTACACCACAATTTTGAATTAGAAGAGAGATTTCAAGAAATGACAGATCTATTCACTCTATCAATAATCGAGCCAGATCTGGTGTATTATAAGGGATTTGCCTTTTCTATTGATTCCTATAGATTGGATAAAAAACAATTCTTGAATGAGGTATTCAACTCTAGGgataaatagaaaaagaaatcttTATTGGCTTTACCTCCTATTTTTtatgaagaaaatgaatctttttatggaaggatgaaaaaaaaataggtCCTATTCTCCTGCGGAAATGATTTTGAAGATCCAAAACAAAAAATAGTGGTATTTGCTAGCAACAACAGAATGGAGGTTGTCAATCAAGATAGATTGATCCGAAATCCTATTCAAATCCAATATAACACCTACGGGTACATAAGAAATGTATTGAATCGATTCTTTTGAATGAATTGATCCGATCGGAACTTCGAATATGGAATTCAAATGGATCAAATAGGAAATGATACTCTAAATCATAGAACTATAATGAAATATACGATCAACCAACATTTATTGAATTTGAAAAAGAGTCGGAAGAAATTGTTCGATCCTCCTATTTTGATTTCTCAGACCGAGAGATCCATAAATTGGGATCCTAATGCATATAGATACAAATGATACAATGGAAGCGAGAATTTCCATTTGAAACATATGAACATATGGATACATATGAATTTCCAGGGTCCAATGCTTATTCCTCAAATCATCCCCAGAAAAtctattgaaaagaaaaaaaagaaaagaaaagaatcatatgaatttttttggcacaaaaagaaaatcaatttatcattctTTTACCAGTATGCATGTTGTACACTTTTTGGCAATATGGCCAAACAAAGGTGtctctagaaaaaaaataaatgtatacaaaaaaaaagaaaaaagaaacctgCAAAACATGAGAAATGTGAAGCGTTTTGCAATTAAGGGAATACAAAACCAGCACCGGTACCGGCGGCTCCGAGGTTTCCGAGTGCTCCTGGGTTTATAGCGAGCCATAACAAGGAAATAATAATGGCGATAAGACCAGCCCAAACGAAAACAATGGTGGGTGTTTTTCTTCGTCGACCCATTAACCCTTTAAGGAAAGGATATAAATGAGCTAAAACCCAAAAAGCAAAGAAAGCTCCTCCGATGAACATATTCCATTGTCCAGTACCGAAAAGTGTTCTCGCAAAAGCAATCATAAGAGCAATGATATTGACCATGGCGATAACAATAGGTGGAATCATTAATGAAGTCCATTTCACTATGTATAAATCTGCATATATATCATCTTCATCCTCACCTGCTGATTTTGCTGTTAATGTAAATGAGATTTCAATACCTGCAATTACTTTCAAAAGACCTTGAATACATGCAGCGAAATGAGAACTGGTTCCTGATATGAGCCAAAACTGTTCATTTCTCCACCAATCTTCAAGTGAAATCTGTGCCCATCTTACCTCGAGGAGTGCTAAACCTATGAGGCAAAATGTGATAATCATAAGGTAAACCAAAAAAAAGATGTTCAATTGTTTCACGATGAACTGGCCGGAGATTAGTGAAAGTGCGGGGAGGAAACAATAAACGATGAGGAAAAATGATGTGAATGGGTAAATGCCGACGTTTAGGTAAGCTAAACGTTGGAGGAATTTGAGCTTGCGAGTAGCGAGGAGGGCGTTGTTTCTTGAGAAGAATATCTCGACGGAGCCTGTTGCCCATCGGAGCACTTGGTGAAGACGATCGGTAAGGTTGATCGGAGCTGACCCACGGAATGCGTCACGTTTGGTTATGCAATATACTGATCGCCACCCACGGTTGTGCATACGGAACCCCGTCACCACATCTTCCGTCACTGAGCCGTAAATCCACCCTACTCGTTCCCCCCATTCTGTCTTGTCCTCGTACCTTATcggaaacaaaaaacaaaaagaattatttaaattagacgatttttttaaagaaaattgatGAACGTACAACCAACAAGAAATGACATACCAGCAAGAAATTACGGAAACAGCTTCAGCAACAGTGACAGCATCGAGTGGTTCACGAGGTACCCTAAGAGCACCGGGAGGTCGTCCGAATTTAATAGCCGGATGGTCGGCAATAGGTCGACCTTGGAACTCACAAACCGGGATAGACTCCGCCAACATCGTTGAATTCCCGAATCGCTTCGGCAACAGATTTACATCCAGGTCAGGGTCCAGATCACCGGTCGTTAATGGCTGCGTTTCATTCTCTTTAGCTTGCGTCAATTTATCAGGATTTGGAGGGGGaaatgcatacaaagcaaatcgCCTAAACATACAACCAGTACCCACGTAAACCGGCCCTTGTACACCATCAAGTGCTCTCATATTACCATCGAAAAACACCGTGTTGTGATTAGCGTAACGATCAGAAGGATCGATCCCCTCAAATCTTTGAGGGAATTGAATGTAACAAATATCTTCACCGCCTCGATCCATCATAAAACACATCCCTTCTCGAATAGCTTTACAATTGTTTATGTAATGATCACAATCGAGGTTAAGGATGAACGCACCGTTCGATAAGATCGCAGATGCTCGAACCAACGCGTTCATGGCACCGGCTTTCTTGTTGTGATCATATCCCGGTCTTTTCTCTCTCGAGACGTAAACGAGCATCGGAAGTCGTATATCGACGTCGGTGAAATCAATGAGCTTATCTTCGCCATTGCCGGTAAGTGGATCATGGCTTGGTGGTTTCAACATGACTTGTAAAATTCCTGCATGGTCGCCCTTAGAGTGTTCACTGGTTCCAACGGCCCAAGTTCCTGGCCAATGTGTACCATCAGCCATCCATGTTGCCTTTTGGATCTTAGGTTTCTCCATAGGGTCAGCTCCTGTTTCCCTAAGGTGTTTTAGCATTTTCATTTCTTCCCTTGCATTGAATGCTTCGGATCGTCTTCGGATCGAGTCGGGGAGTCCATTGATCCTAACTTTAAACTCATCGTATTCCCTTCTCACCCTCCTTCGATCTTTTACGAAGTCGGACCGACTCTTATTCTTAGTCGGATCGATTTTTAAGTTGAAGTAGGCATCAGGGTTCCTCGGCTCGATATTGTGTTTCCGACAGAATGGAACCCATAAATCAGCGAAACTTGCAGCTTCCGCCATCGCTTCGAAGGTGAGGAGGGCGCCACCATCGTCGGAGGTATAACACGCTACTTTTTCGACAGGGTAATCAACCGCTAAAATAGAAAGGATAGTGTTGGCAGTGGTAAGTGGAGGTTCCTTCTCTGGATCGGCAGTCGATACAAACAAGTCTATGCCCGGGAGATCCGATCGTCCTGTTGGATTTGACGGTGACGGTAAATCAAACTTCTCTCGAAGAACCTCGAGATCTGTCGTACGATTTACCGGACATATTTTAGGAATTTGATCAAGGATCCAAGAGAAAGCAAACCATACTTCACAGACAATTGACATTGTCCATAACCATATAGCATCATCATTTGGATTCGTAATTCTCCAATGTAGGAAAAAGGCCAACACCACCAATCGAACGAAAACCAATAACCTACGTTAAAAAAAACATGttccatttatttcatatttcgaACAAGCAAATTTCGAGTCGAAAATAAGAAAAACCCGAACCTGTAAGGGCTAAGGATGGCAGAATCGATTGGGATCTTACGACTTATGGGCTTCCATGGCTTATCATTGTTCTCAATGTCACCTTGGAGTCTTTCATCACCATCATCACCACCATACATATCATCACGAAAAGCATTACCATATCCATAGGTACCACTTGTTTCAAACAACCATCGGTTATGATCAAAGTCTCCCCCTTGATTCCTTTTCATCATTGACATGTTATTAGGATCTCTTTTACCATTCGGAGCCGGCAATTTCAACGTTCCGTTCGAGTATTCTATCTCATCATCGTAATCCCCGACCTTGTATGGTTCCTTGCAACCCGGGCAGAGACCCTTGTCCTTTTGAGCATCCATGTAACAATCCCTGCATATTTTGAACCTAGAAAAAACCAATGCAACAATAATAGTCTCAATTCCTTATAtgtatcatttatttatataggTAACAATACTATGGAAGCTCATACAGtaagagttaaattatattttgttctttttattcaaaaaatagataaattaatctaTATATGTTAGAACAAGAGAAAATTAATCAttcttgttaaaaaattaatccatttctattgttaaaaattggctTCAGTTACACATGGTATGCCACATGTATATCATTCTGATGTACAAAGGTAGTtttcaatataaaaaatgaatgaaatttttaatagaactCGTTTGATCTTTAATCtattactctttaatctaatatatagggactaatttatctattttttttaataaatgagacAAAATATAATCCAACATGCATATGAATGTATGTACCTGCATACACAAGGCATTACGTCATTTCCACGTTCATCTTTCATGACTTTGCCATCACATGCAGACATAGCGCAAGAGGCACCCTTTGCACCCGCCATTTGAGGGTGAGTCACCTCGGACTCGATCACTTTATCCATTAAATGAGCTCGAGTCACGCTGTTGAACCCGCCGGTGAACAACGAGTTCGAAACGTACTGTTCTTCGGCTCTGGCGGCGATCGAGTTGTCCATCGGTTGGTTATCGGGTGTAGGTGGGATATGCACGGTGTAGTTCATGTAATCCCCCGACATCTCCCCGGACATATCAATGTCATCCCTCGACAAACTAACGTACCGTCCGCTGGACGTCCGCCGAGCGAACTTCACTTGTTGTCCAGTCGAATTACGTGAGCCACCTTGAGCATTGTTGGCACCGCCGGGACTACGCATTCCTTTCTTCGACTGTTGGGACGTTAGGGACGTCGCCATGCAcgattaaaacttaaaaaaacaaaacaaaacagaaggaccaaaatgaaaaaagaaacagATAGAGCAAAAGTTACCTTTCCCTTGTCAATGTTATTGAAAGTAATGATCTCTTCACCATAGCATTAATGTTTTCCAGGATTTTATTGAAACTGGAAAAACTTTTGCCTGAGTTTAGAGATTATGACAGGGAAAGGTAAAAGGGGGAGGTTGTTGTGTAAGGAAGAAGGGACTGAATTGTGGCCATTGATCAACTTATTACATTTCTACTAGTATGTCCACCATTGTTGGGGGCCAAATTGGAATTCTATTTTGGGTATGATGGATTGATTATCGGAGACCAAGTCCTAGGTTAGGGGTTTgccagtttttatttttaatggtctGTTTTTAGCAGGTTTTATGGAGATTTTCACGTTAATGGATGTTATTTATCTTTGAAGATTTTGGTCCTTTTATGGTCTGTATTAAACTTTGCCTCTGCAATTCCTcgttgtttattttgttttactcTAAGTTTGTTACACTTAAAATGCTtttcgaaaaataattttaaaaaaatacttcaaaaaattaattctttCTAGTATTTTTGTTGAatctatttcaaatattttatgttgtttaacaaatttcttgaaaatattttataaaagttgttttaatgaaacaaacatatGATAAGTAATAATTGATTACAAAGTGATGTTAAGGTGAAATTATAGTACATAATGAATTCTCAtgatgttaaggattaaattgtaaactttgtgaaatttataattgaaacaagagaagtGATATGCATTAAAACTTGTTATGTGAAATAATATATTacaatgaattatttgattaaattgtttatatggtgaaaaataaattacatggcaatagggactaaattgaaaaatgtaaaaaaatttaagtgtgaaacaatttaatatgtgaataatgtaattatgataaaagtttaatgaatgtgttatgagatgatgaaatatacataaaatattgtaaaagtgaaattatggaaaaatatgaaatttttataatgataaggactaaattgttaaacttgagaaaatatgtggatgaaataatagaagtgaaattcatagaaatttgatatgcgaaacaagatattgagataaattaggtgattaaagtgtaacaagaaagaaaattgatttaatatgattaattcgtgaatattgaacttttatgaaaaaaatagactaaattgaaaagttatgaaagtttataagaaaatatttgataagtaaAGAATGTAGTAGAGAATGTAAGATTTCGGTGCTTTAACCTGATGTTCAGGCATGAGCATGGGGTATTATAGTGAACAGAGCCTTATCAGTTTGGAAAATGtcttatgaaaaatattttgataagaCGTTTTACGGGAATAAGGGGATAATTTTATATTGATTGGAAAAACTTTTTCGTTGACCGTCCTATTTTATATGAAACAAACATcggaaaaagataaaaatatttttcgtaaaagCTTTTAAGTTGAAACAAACGGATagtgtttttagtaattttgaggtttaaaaaatatattttctataataTATTTTTGGCCCTTGAACTTGGCAACTAGATTCACTttaatacttgtatttttttatccACTTTGATAGCTGAACTTGGCAACTAGattcattttgatttttgaacttgaaaaagaaaaaagtttgatACTGTGACACTATGAGATTGTGTCACTTAgtcaattgaaaattaaaaagttataaaaatttttaGGTAATAATATGGTAAAATCTTCAGGTGATAATGTGATAAAATTTTAGAGTGTCATATTAAGCGTTCTATTAATTGGATAAGTGGTTGAACCAATTATGACAACTGGTTCTGGATTCAATCGGTTTGATCGGTTCAACTACTAGACCAacaatacttaaataaaaaattaaaaaataatttttttaaaaataaagaaattattaaatGATTTCAACTATTGGTTTTTGTCCTAGTTTTTTTTATCTGTTTCGAGTTGTTTTTGATTCAACAAGTTCAACCCATTTGTTTAGACTAGTATCCGGTCGATTCTCAATCTAATTGGTTCAACCGACTAATCAAATAATGTTTTAACACATCGGCAAATCTTAACAGAATCCAAATTTGAGGACCAAAATAGGTCTAATTGCCAAGCTTAAGTATCAAAGTGAACCAAAAAAGTACAAATACTAAAATGGACTTAAATGCCAAGTTTATAAGTAAAAAATCATATTAAGTGTAACTTCCTTGGTGAtacgataaaaaaaattaatttttgaaagttgTTTGGTAACATAATGAAGTTCTAGTATTTTATAGTTTTCACTATCTATATAAATGAGGTTTTGATATAGCTAGTAAAGGTGAAAGTCTTAAGTTTTGAATATCTAAATTCGAGACCTACTATGCATTATTATATGCGTAAATTTCTAAGTCTCTCATATGTAGTTACCATATATGGGCTAGTTAGTTTAGTTCATCGACTTTAGTCTAGACTGTATTAGTTCTTAGTCCATTTATATTATACTAACTTAATTCTTAGTCCATTACTTAGTTCGTTTGTGCTATAAAGTCTCAAGTTGCATGCTATTGAAGTTCCTCGTATTTGCGcttgcttttttttattttatttaatgctTCTTGTTTAGCTTGTATCTTGACTAATTCAGATTTCAAATCGTTGACTTCTTTCAAATGAACCACTTATTTAGATCGTGATAAAGTGTATTGCTTTGAACTACCACCATGGTAACTTGATGGCGTTGTACCTTGGCTGAATTCATCCTCAAAAGCATGTTTTGAAATTGAATCTGTCGATGGTTGGATAGCTCGAAACTCTACATTTAAAGTGTcaaatttagataccaaattgagtcaaaaaaaatttaagtatcaaattaagaaaaatgttaaatttaaataccaaaattacatTAAACCTTCATATTTAACAACAATCCCAATCAAGAGACAAATAGCTTTACACCCAAAAACAAGAAACTCCTAAGCATCCAACAAATAGATTAGTAGAACATTAAGTAAATGAAAAATGTCAATCACCAAGTAAACATGGGTTGTCAAATTAAGTAATGCCACCATAGTTA from Gossypium hirsutum isolate 1008001.06 chromosome A04, Gossypium_hirsutum_v2.1, whole genome shotgun sequence includes:
- the LOC107949226 gene encoding cellulose synthase-like protein D4 isoform X2, with protein sequence MRSPGGANNAQGGSRNSTGQQVKFARRTSSGRYVSLSRDDIDMSGEMSGDYMNYTVHIPPTPDNQPMDNSIAARAEEQYVSNSLFTGGFNSVTRAHLMDKVIESEVTHPQMAGAKGASCAMSACDGKVMKDERGNDVMPCVCRFKICRDCYMDAQKDKGLCPGCKEPYKVGDYDDEIEYSNGTLKLPAPNGKRDPNNMSMMKRNQGGDFDHNRWLFETSGTYGYGNAFRDDMYGGDDGDERLQGDIENNDKPWKPISRKIPIDSAILSPYRLLVFVRLVVLAFFLHWRITNPNDDAIWLWTMSIVCEVWFAFSWILDQIPKICPVNRTTDLEVLREKFDLPSPSNPTGRSDLPGIDLFVSTADPEKEPPLTTANTILSILAVDYPVEKVACYTSDDGGALLTFEAMAEAASFADLWVPFCRKHNIEPRNPDAYFNLKIDPTKNKSRSDFVKDRRRVRREYDEFKVRINGLPDSIRRRSEAFNAREEMKMLKHLRETGADPMEKPKIQKATWMADGTHWPGTWAVGTSEHSKGDHAGILQVMLKPPSHDPLTGNGEDKLIDFTDVDIRLPMLVYVSREKRPGYDHNKKAGAMNALVRASAILSNGAFILNLDCDHYINNCKAIREGMCFMMDRGGEDICYIQFPQRFEGIDPSDRYANHNTVFFDGNMRALDGVQGPVYVGTGCMFRRFALYAFPPPNPDKLTQAKENETQPLTTGDLDPDLDVNLLPKRFGNSTMLAESIPVCEFQGRPIADHPAIKFGRPPGALRVPREPLDAVTVAEAVSVISCWYEDKTEWGERVGWIYGSVTEDVVTGFRMHNRGWRSVYCITKRDAFRGSAPINLTDRLHQVLRWATGSVEIFFSRNNALLATRKLKFLQRLAYLNVGIYPFTSFFLIVYCFLPALSLISGQFIVKQLNIFFLVYLMIITFCLIGLALLEVRWAQISLEDWWRNEQFWLISGTSSHFAACIQGLLKVIAGIEISFTLTAKSAGEDEDDIYADLYIVKWTSLMIPPIVIAMVNIIALMIAFARTLFGTGQWNMFIGGAFFAFWVLAHLYPFLKGLMGRRRKTPTIVFVWAGLIAIIISLLWLAINPGALGNLGAAGTGAGFVFP
- the LOC107949226 gene encoding cellulose synthase-like protein D4 isoform X1; this translates as MATSLTSQQSKKGMRSPGGANNAQGGSRNSTGQQVKFARRTSSGRYVSLSRDDIDMSGEMSGDYMNYTVHIPPTPDNQPMDNSIAARAEEQYVSNSLFTGGFNSVTRAHLMDKVIESEVTHPQMAGAKGASCAMSACDGKVMKDERGNDVMPCVCRFKICRDCYMDAQKDKGLCPGCKEPYKVGDYDDEIEYSNGTLKLPAPNGKRDPNNMSMMKRNQGGDFDHNRWLFETSGTYGYGNAFRDDMYGGDDGDERLQGDIENNDKPWKPISRKIPIDSAILSPYRLLVFVRLVVLAFFLHWRITNPNDDAIWLWTMSIVCEVWFAFSWILDQIPKICPVNRTTDLEVLREKFDLPSPSNPTGRSDLPGIDLFVSTADPEKEPPLTTANTILSILAVDYPVEKVACYTSDDGGALLTFEAMAEAASFADLWVPFCRKHNIEPRNPDAYFNLKIDPTKNKSRSDFVKDRRRVRREYDEFKVRINGLPDSIRRRSEAFNAREEMKMLKHLRETGADPMEKPKIQKATWMADGTHWPGTWAVGTSEHSKGDHAGILQVMLKPPSHDPLTGNGEDKLIDFTDVDIRLPMLVYVSREKRPGYDHNKKAGAMNALVRASAILSNGAFILNLDCDHYINNCKAIREGMCFMMDRGGEDICYIQFPQRFEGIDPSDRYANHNTVFFDGNMRALDGVQGPVYVGTGCMFRRFALYAFPPPNPDKLTQAKENETQPLTTGDLDPDLDVNLLPKRFGNSTMLAESIPVCEFQGRPIADHPAIKFGRPPGALRVPREPLDAVTVAEAVSVISCWYEDKTEWGERVGWIYGSVTEDVVTGFRMHNRGWRSVYCITKRDAFRGSAPINLTDRLHQVLRWATGSVEIFFSRNNALLATRKLKFLQRLAYLNVGIYPFTSFFLIVYCFLPALSLISGQFIVKQLNIFFLVYLMIITFCLIGLALLEVRWAQISLEDWWRNEQFWLISGTSSHFAACIQGLLKVIAGIEISFTLTAKSAGEDEDDIYADLYIVKWTSLMIPPIVIAMVNIIALMIAFARTLFGTGQWNMFIGGAFFAFWVLAHLYPFLKGLMGRRRKTPTIVFVWAGLIAIIISLLWLAINPGALGNLGAAGTGAGFVFP